A region of the bacterium genome:
TCACGAATTACGGGTCACGGCTTTCCCTGAGATTTGAGATGTGAAATTTGAGATTATCAGGCTCTATCCGGATTCGGTCCCATCTCTATCTGGCACCTCGCCCCTTGGGCTGATATAGTCAGCAAATCGTTAACCACAGTTAAATGCAAGTATGAGCTTTTATTACTGGCTACTGGATTCTGAATTCTGGATTCTGGCTCCTGGAGGTTTTTTCATAAAATACCGTACGTTAGGAAAGAGCGGGGTCGAGGTTTCAGTCCTGGGGTTCGGCTGCATGCGGCTGCCGATCCAAAGAGGAGCCGAAAGCGAGGCCGATATTTTCAACCCTGAAAAGCCCGTCGATGTCCACGAGGCTACGAGGATGGTCGAATACGCCGTTAACCACGGCGTGAACTGTTTCGACACGGCTTACGGTTATCATGGCGGGCAGAGCGAGACCTTTCTCGGAAAGGCCATCGCTCCTTACCGTAAAGATGTTCTCATCGCCAGCAAGCTTCCGGTGTGGATGGTCCAGTCGGCTGACGACTTTGATCGAATCCTGGATGAGCAGCTCCAGCGCCTTGATATGGAGTACCTGGATTTTTACCTGCTCCACGGCCTGGCTCGCCACCTCTGGGAACCTGCCCGGGAGATGGGAGCCCTGAAGTTCCTGGACAGGATTTTGGCGGATGGGCGTGTGAAACACGTGGGGTTTTCCTTTCACGACGACATCAAGATCTTCAAGGAGATCGTCGACTCCTACGAATGGGAGATGTACCAGATCCAGTACAACTATTATGACGAAAACTACCAGGCGGGAAAGGAGGGCCTCAAATACGCTGCAGAGCGAAATATAGGGGTCATCGCAATGGAACCTCTCCGGGGTGGAAAGATCGTCGATCCCATCCCTGATAAGATCCAGGAGGTATGGGATTCAGCCCCCGTCAGAAGATCTGCCGTTGAGTGGGCATTTCGGTGGCTCTGGGACCAGCCCGACGTAACCATGGCCCTCTCCGGAATGAGCAATATGGCCCAGGTTTTCCAGAATGCGGAATGTAGAACGCAGAATTGGATCAAAATCTTAATTACCACAGAACAGGACCTGCATCAGGCGAGTTTAACAGGGATAGAAGGGATACAGGGGATAGGAAAAACCTGTAACCGGGCATCGGTGTATCGGGGAAAGAGCACAAACGAAGGGATAAATCGGTTGTGAAAAGGCATTGGGATCTGGATGTTGGACTGTTTTTTCCTGCACCCTGCACTTTGCACACTGCACTGATTCTCCCATCCCTTTCATCCCCTTCATCCCTGTTAGAACTACTTCATTATCAGCTTTTTGAGATCTGAGATAAAAAGCCCGACCTTACGGCCGGGCTTTTTCCTGTTCACGGTTCACGGATCACGGATCACGTTTCACCCATGAATTTTCTTCAACAGCCACGCCATATTTTTCCCCAGGTTGCCCATGGTCTTCATTCCTTCCTCGTCGTCCTCAACCTCACCCGGATGGAGGCCCATGGCGAAGTTCCAGTAGGAGGACCCAGGGACAACCATCTCCTCGATAAAGAAGAAATGGTTGATGGTATCGAAAACGGTGACGGCACCGCCCCGTCTCACCGACACCACCGCGGCGCCCACCTTTCTCGCAAACATGTTGCCGTTGGCGATGGCCACAAGTCCGGCACGGTCAATGACCGCCTTGAGTTCAGTGGTCACGGTGGCAAAATAGGTGGGAGACGCAAGGATTATTCCGTCAGCCTCGTCCATCTTGCCGATGCATTCGTTCACAAAATCGCCCATCACGGCGCATTTGCGATCCCGGTTCTGAAAGCACCTGAAGCAGGCGAGACAGCCCCTCACCTCCTGACCTGCCAGCTGGATCAGCTCTGTCGAGATCCCCTCCTCTTCGAGTTCTCCGAACACCCTTCTCACCGAAATAGCGGTGTTTCCATCCTTCCTCGCGCTTCCATTAATGGCCACAACTTTCATCAGACTCTCCTTTTTGGCAAACATGTTCTTTATTAGAACTCCTTACCATAAAGCTATGGCAACCTGGAGTGGATGGGAAAACAAATCAGGTCCGAGGCTAATGGATCAAGGGTTTTATATTGTTTTTTGTGAACTCTCTGGTACGATGCCGAGGATTACGAAGGACTACTTGCAGGAGGAAGAACCATGAAAAGGACCATTTTCGACCTGTTCGCCAAATCGCCTTTCGGACCTCTCCAGGACCACATGAGGAAGGTAACAGACTGCGTGTCTATGATCCCCGATCTCTATCGCGCGATGGAGGAAGAGGACGAAAACACCTTTCAGACACTCGCGGAGCAGATCAAAGAGGCTGAACACGATGCCGACAAGATCAAGAACGAGATCCGCGGTGACCTTCCCAAGACAATGTTCACCCCGGTGGACAGGGACGACCTCCTCGAGGTCCTTTCCCTCCAGGACAGCATTTCCGATTACGCTGAGGACGTGGCCGTTCTGCTTTCCATGAAAACCCTGCCCTTCCCCGCGACCATCAGCAACGAGTTCTGGAAATTCATGGAACAGGTTATGGTCACGGTTAGCCAGTACGCGACCATAAACGAGGAGATGGACGAGCTCATGGAAGCCTCTTTTGGCGGCGCCGAGGTGGGAAAAGTGGAAGAGATGATCAACAACCTTGGCCGGGAGGAGCACAAGACCGACAGGCTCCAGTATGAGCTTGTCCGGAAACTGCTGTCCATGGAGGACGAACTCGGTACCCTCAATGTGGTCATGTGGATGAAGGTTTTAGAAGCTACCGGCAACATGGCCAACAGGGCCGAGAAGGTCGGCAACCGGATCAGGCTCTTCCTCTCAAAATAGAAAGGGTTCACACCCTTTTTATTTTGAGAGCTGAAGATCGAAACTAACCTTTCGATGATGGATAGAGTAACACGGAGCCAATGTTAGGACTAGAAGCCTGGGTTTTCTGGGTCGCCATAGCAGCCTGCGGTTACATGGCCTGGAACATCGGAGCCAACGATGTGGCCAACGCCATGGGTACATCCGTCGGCTCCCATGCTATTACCATGAAGCAGGCGGTTTTGCTGGCAGCGGTGTTCGAGTTCGCCGGGGCCTTCCTGGTAGGCGGCCACGTTACGAATACGGTCCGCAAGGGGATCGTTTCCACAGAGGTTTTCCAGAGCAGTCCGGAGGTCTTCGTCCTCGGGATGCTTTCGGCACTCTTAGCGGCCGGAGTGTGGCTGAACCTGGCCACCTTCCTTGGTCTGCCGGTCTCCACCACCCACTCCATTATAGGATCTATCGTCGGGTTCGGTCTTCTCGTGGGCGGGGTCTCCGCCATACACTGGGGAAAACTGCTTTCAGTGGTCATGAGCTGGGTCATCTCTCCCCTTTGCGGCGGACTCATGGGATGGGCCACATTCACCTTCATAAAGCGGACGGTCCTTACGTCATGGAATCCGGTGAGGGCAGCCAGAAAAATAGTCCCCATACTCATCTTCCCTGTAGCTACCATCCTGGTCCTGTCCATGCTGTACAAGGGCCTCAAGAACCTGAAACTGGACGTTCCCTTTAACCAGGCCCTTGTAATAGCCCTGCTCGTAGGTGTTCTGGCCCATTTTGCCATGAGGATCATCCTGGCCTACAAACTGAAGGATATACCGAGAAAAAGGACGGACGCCTTCGTTCAGGTAGAAAAGATATTCGCATACCTGCAGATCGGGACCGCCTGTTACGTCGCCTTTGCACACGGTGCCAACGATGTGGCCAACGCCATCGGGCCCTTTGCGGCTATCGTGTCGGTGTTTAAAAGCGGGGACCTGGCCATGAAAGTCCCGGTCCCCCTGTGGGTCCTGGCGTTAGGGGGAGCAGGGATCGTCGTGGGCCTGGGCACCTGGGGATACAAGGTCATAGAGACCATCGGAAAAAAGATAACTTCCATGACACCCTCCCGCGGTTTTTCTGCCGAATTCGCCACTGCCACCACCGTCCTGGTCTGCTCCAAGCTGGGCCTGCCTGTATCCACGAGCCACACCCTGGTCGGCTCGGTCATCGGTGTGGGTCTTGCCCGAGGAATGGCGGCTTTAAACCTCCGGGTCATCCGCAGTATCGTCAACTCCTGGATCATTACCATCCCCGCCGCCGGCATCCTTACAATCCTGATCTATCTCGCTCTTAAAGCTGTTGCTCCTTAAATCCGGCATTAAAACACCTTAATTTCCCTGTTTGTCCTCACAACGATTGTAATTCCTTACTCAAAAGTAATATAATTGCTACCTGTGAAGCCAGAGTGGCCGATCCCCGGACCCTAAATCAAAGCTTGGAGCCATGGCCAGAAAAGACAAAATACTCCAAAGGATCGTTTACGAGGAAAAACCGCACTGCGGTCGCTGCGGGGCGGGGATCGTCGGCGTTATACCCAAATGGCGGGACGAAAAGCCGTTGTGCCGGGAGTGCGCCTTCGAACTTGAGCAAATGAGTTTGAAGCCTGCTGGCAAAATGATCTCTATCGAAAATGGAAAGCCTCTCCTGCCCCCTGAGGAAAAGAAGCAGCGCATCGCACTTATCAGCCTGCTCGGGGTAGTGATCCTGATCCTTCTGATCCGCATCTACACCATCGCCCCATTGCTCCAACCTCCGAAACCCCTTCGAAAGGGATTTGCGGCCACAGACGCCCTCGCCGATAAGTGTATTGAACAGATGTGGAGGCTTTCAAAAGACCTTCAGGAGGGCAAGAAGCTGAACCTTTTGCTCTTTTGTCCCAAGTCGTCCAGACAGTATATAGTAACAGAACTTAAGGATGACACCATCATCAGCTGTCCCACTTCCAGTGAGCACGGGTTGGCGAAACTCACTGTCAG
Encoded here:
- a CDS encoding aldo/keto reductase, with amino-acid sequence MSFYYWLLDSEFWILAPGGFFIKYRTLGKSGVEVSVLGFGCMRLPIQRGAESEADIFNPEKPVDVHEATRMVEYAVNHGVNCFDTAYGYHGGQSETFLGKAIAPYRKDVLIASKLPVWMVQSADDFDRILDEQLQRLDMEYLDFYLLHGLARHLWEPAREMGALKFLDRILADGRVKHVGFSFHDDIKIFKEIVDSYEWEMYQIQYNYYDENYQAGKEGLKYAAERNIGVIAMEPLRGGKIVDPIPDKIQEVWDSAPVRRSAVEWAFRWLWDQPDVTMALSGMSNMAQVFQNAECRTQNWIKILITTEQDLHQASLTGIEGIQGIGKTCNRASVYRGKSTNEGINRL
- a CDS encoding flavodoxin family protein; this translates as MKVVAINGSARKDGNTAISVRRVFGELEEEGISTELIQLAGQEVRGCLACFRCFQNRDRKCAVMGDFVNECIGKMDEADGIILASPTYFATVTTELKAVIDRAGLVAIANGNMFARKVGAAVVSVRRGGAVTVFDTINHFFFIEEMVVPGSSYWNFAMGLHPGEVEDDEEGMKTMGNLGKNMAWLLKKIHG
- a CDS encoding TIGR00153 family protein, which translates into the protein MKRTIFDLFAKSPFGPLQDHMRKVTDCVSMIPDLYRAMEEEDENTFQTLAEQIKEAEHDADKIKNEIRGDLPKTMFTPVDRDDLLEVLSLQDSISDYAEDVAVLLSMKTLPFPATISNEFWKFMEQVMVTVSQYATINEEMDELMEASFGGAEVGKVEEMINNLGREEHKTDRLQYELVRKLLSMEDELGTLNVVMWMKVLEATGNMANRAEKVGNRIRLFLSK
- a CDS encoding inorganic phosphate transporter, encoding MLGLEAWVFWVAIAACGYMAWNIGANDVANAMGTSVGSHAITMKQAVLLAAVFEFAGAFLVGGHVTNTVRKGIVSTEVFQSSPEVFVLGMLSALLAAGVWLNLATFLGLPVSTTHSIIGSIVGFGLLVGGVSAIHWGKLLSVVMSWVISPLCGGLMGWATFTFIKRTVLTSWNPVRAARKIVPILIFPVATILVLSMLYKGLKNLKLDVPFNQALVIALLVGVLAHFAMRIILAYKLKDIPRKRTDAFVQVEKIFAYLQIGTACYVAFAHGANDVANAIGPFAAIVSVFKSGDLAMKVPVPLWVLALGGAGIVVGLGTWGYKVIETIGKKITSMTPSRGFSAEFATATTVLVCSKLGLPVSTSHTLVGSVIGVGLARGMAALNLRVIRSIVNSWIITIPAAGILTILIYLALKAVAP